The Marinitoga litoralis genomic sequence AAGTTGCTGTAATATAATATAATAAAACGGTGGAATTAATCTCCACCGTTTTTTATATGTAAATCTATTTGTGTAAAAGGTATTTCTATATTCTTTTCTTTTAAAAGGTTGAATATTTCTGTTGCAACCTTTTTTGAACCTTCTAAAAAGTCTTCTCTTTTTAACCAAAATTTTATTGAAAAATCTACTGAAGAAGCTCCAAAACCACTGAATACAATTAAAGAAGAATGATTATCATCATTATATATAATATCACTTTTTTCTAAATAATCATTTACAAGGTTTAAAAAGTAATTCACATCAGTATTATATGAAACTCCTATATTTAAATCAGCTCTTCTAATATCACTTGGCCAGAAATTAGTTATTGTGCTTCCCCACATTGTTTTATTAGGAATTCTGACTTCTTTTCCATCAAATGTTTTAATTATTGTATGGTTTAAATCAATTCTACTTACAACACCAGATACACCATTTACTTCTATAACATCATTATCTTTAATAGCTTTGGAAAACATTAATAAAATACCAGAAATAAAATTAGATAATGGTTCTTGTACTGCAAAAGCAATTACAATACCTGATACTCCTAAACCAGTCAACATTGGCATTAAATCTTTAAAAATAAGGGATAAAATTACAAAGATGCCTATAGTATATGATGCAACATTAATTAAAACTTTCATAGTATTTTTATATGTTAAATCTTTTCCAGTTTTTTCAGAAACTTTAAGAACAGAATTATATAAAACTTTAGAAACGATTTTTGTGATAATTAATACAACTATACTTAATCCTATTCTTAAAGAATAATCAATAATAATATCCATATTCATATTAAATCACCCTATCTCTTCAATGTTCCAATTGTTCTTAAGAAATCATCTGCAGTTTGTATTGCTTTAGAATTTAAATCATATGTTCTTTGAGCAACTATCATATTAACCATTTCTTTTACAACATCAACATTAGATTTTTCTAAAGAACCTTGTTCAATAGAACCAAAACCATCTTGATTAGGTATTCCTTCAGTAGCAACTCCTGAAGCAGGTGTTGATAAGAATAAATTATTACCAATAGATTTTAATCCAGCGGGATTAACAAATCTAACTAATGTTAAATTACCAACATTTTGAATAGTTCCATCTGGTAATTTTGCACTTATTATACCATCAGGAGATACATTAACACTTTCTGCTGTTGTAGGTAATGTAATGTTAGGAACAAGAAGTAATCCATTAGATGTAACTAATCTTCCATCACCATCAACTTTAAATGAACCGTCTCTTGTATATGCTATTCTTCCGTCTTGTAATTGAACTTGGAAAAATCCATCTCCCATAATTGCAAAATCAAATGTTCCGCCAGTTTGTTCTATATTACCTTGTGTAAATATCCTATTTGTTGCAACAACTTTTACCCCATGGCCCACATAATCTCCTGTAGGTAAAACAGAGTTTTGGGCTACAGGTGTTCCAGCTTCTTTTATAGGTGTATATAGTAAATCTTGGAATTCAACCCTTTGTGCTTTATAACCTGTTGTGTCAACATTAGATAAATTATTTGATATTGTATCAAGTCTTCTTTGTTGTGCTATCATCCCTGTAGATGCAGAATAAAGAGATACTAACATATTCTTTTCCTCCTTGAATTATATTATTTTATTTTTATATTCTTTGAGCAGCTTCTACTATTCTACCAGTCATTGAATCTTGGCTTTGTACAGACTTTTGTATAATTTCAAATGCTCTATTTGCATTAATTAAATTAACCATTTCTTTTAATGTATCCACATTAGATTTTTCAACACTACCTTGAATTAATTTATAATTTTGAGCTTCTAATTCATTTCCTGTAAAAAGATTTATTCCAAACTTTGAAGGATTATCCAAATTTACAATTGCGATTTTTTGTCCAGTTAATTGTGTTCCGTTATATATATTTCCTAATTCATCAACAGTAAAATTGTTTGGAACCTGAATGTGTTGATTATTTGTATCTAAAATATAATTACCATCTGAATTTACTAAAAAACCATCTTGATTTAATTTAAATTCGCCATTCCTTGAATAATATATCTCTGAATTTCTTTCTACTTTAAAAAAACCATCTCCAAATATTGCAAAATCAGTGGGATTATTTGTTTCTACGATTTGACCTTGAGATATGATAGGTTTT encodes the following:
- a CDS encoding mechanosensitive ion channel family protein yields the protein MNMDIIIDYSLRIGLSIVVLIITKIVSKVLYNSVLKVSEKTGKDLTYKNTMKVLINVASYTIGIFVILSLIFKDLMPMLTGLGVSGIVIAFAVQEPLSNFISGILLMFSKAIKDNDVIEVNGVSGVVSRIDLNHTIIKTFDGKEVRIPNKTMWGSTITNFWPSDIRRADLNIGVSYNTDVNYFLNLVNDYLEKSDIIYNDDNHSSLIVFSGFGASSVDFSIKFWLKREDFLEGSKKVATEIFNLLKEKNIEIPFTQIDLHIKNGGD
- the flgG gene encoding flagellar basal-body rod protein FlgG encodes the protein MLVSLYSASTGMIAQQRRLDTISNNLSNVDTTGYKAQRVEFQDLLYTPIKEAGTPVAQNSVLPTGDYVGHGVKVVATNRIFTQGNIEQTGGTFDFAIMGDGFFQVQLQDGRIAYTRDGSFKVDGDGRLVTSNGLLLVPNITLPTTAESVNVSPDGIISAKLPDGTIQNVGNLTLVRFVNPAGLKSIGNNLFLSTPASGVATEGIPNQDGFGSIEQGSLEKSNVDVVKEMVNMIVAQRTYDLNSKAIQTADDFLRTIGTLKR
- a CDS encoding flagellar hook-basal body protein; the encoded protein is MNRGLYISTMGMLANMAQLDNISNNLANADTVGYKKDEVLFKAYLEKEFRNYDSNDIKKGKHVGYMETALIAEETKPIISQGQIVETNNPTDFAIFGDGFFKVERNSEIYYSRNGEFKLNQDGFLVNSDGNYILDTNNQHIQVPNNFTVDELGNIYNGTQLTGQKIAIVNLDNPSKFGINLFTGNELEAQNYKLIQGSVEKSNVDTLKEMVNLINANRAFEIIQKSVQSQDSMTGRIVEAAQRI